The genomic window ATTTACGGGCGATTTCTCCCATATTTACTTTTTCATGGAGCCGGGATTCCAGTTCATCCCTGATCTGCGCGATCGACGACTGGGACGACCGGTCTGCTCCGGCCTGAGACAGCAATTGAATGACCTCCAAAGCACAACCGGCCAGCCGATGAGCAATCGGCTCCCGGAGACTTCGCAGTTTTCCGGCACGCTTGAGCAGGTCGAAAAAAGGGCGCCTGTCCGGAATCCTGCACCACAGCATCTGTTCGAGACGGTAAAGCTGCAGAATGCCGTCGAGGCCGCTGCCGTTGAGAATGATTTCGAATGCCGCGCATTTTTTGCCCGGCAGGTAGAGGAAGTCATTCCTGCAATGCGGTTTCAACAGCACGCAGTCGCCCGCCTCCGCCAGAAGCACATCCTCTTCGCAATGGAAGTACATCTCTCCCCGGCAGATAAACATCACGGAAAGCAGGTTGTTCTGCCTGGTCCTCCGCTGATAATATTTCCGGTGCATTTCCGCATACTGGATATGTTCGAGATAGAGAAGTTTCGGTTTATCCTCAAGATCTTCAAAATTATGAATGA from Victivallis lenta includes these protein-coding regions:
- a CDS encoding helix-turn-helix domain-containing protein, with product MKFLCDSTLFDAETGRCWKSTDSFTGYGNGYPEKIVIHNFEDLEDKPKLLYLEHIQYAEMHRKYYQRRTRQNNLLSVMFICRGEMYFHCEEDVLLAEAGDCVLLKPHCRNDFLYLPGKKCAAFEIILNGSGLDGILQLYRLEQMLWCRIPDRRPFFDLLKRAGKLRSLREPIAHRLAGCALEVIQLLSQAGADRSSQSSIAQIRDELESRLHEKVNMGEIARKYSLCLPVLNRRFRETFGTTPYRYWKQFRLKRGAELLNRGLLIKEAAGMVGYENPKSFSAEFRRFYGISPQAYRENNLA